A stretch of the Gemmatimonas sp. UBA7669 genome encodes the following:
- a CDS encoding S41 family peptidase — MPEILPDAPRTDSRRARATVAAGGFVALLALGGWWAGRDLNVVAQPSRPPLGGERLFDQVAAAVAQKYVDSLDAGDIYDKAVTGMLQELQDPFTSFLSDERLRRLNEAMSGTYAGIGLQIDIRDGWPVVIETVHGGPSERIGLLAGDRIIEVNKESTKGWERDEVSRAIRGQAGTPVALVVQRGDQRLNFSVVRDKVHLRAVQRVALLQNGVGYIDINVFSAQTATEVALAVDSVVKLGARSLILDLRGNPGGLLEQGVAVAELFLDQGQSVVQLRGRPGTTPQVYADSLPQRWPTLPLSVLIDKSSASASEIVAGALQDHDRAIVLGVTSFGKGSAQNVYPLSSGGALRLTVARWFTPVGRSISRPPEPDQDAQPAGDDDVTLPDTIRPRYRTDAGRTVLGGGGITPDVVVGDTLTPLPVQALARAMGKNLAAYRAAIARQAQLQKGRMITPGDPVTRDMLDEVYAEMERRKVAPPRAIFDAAAPWISRSLGYEMARVAFGPDAEFLRRTQDDAPLQRAAQILQAARTPRDVFGNLERRAVSVPATTP, encoded by the coding sequence ATGCCCGAAATTCTTCCCGACGCGCCTCGCACGGATTCCCGTCGCGCCCGCGCCACCGTGGCGGCCGGCGGCTTCGTTGCTCTGCTGGCGCTCGGTGGCTGGTGGGCCGGTCGCGACCTCAATGTGGTGGCGCAGCCGAGCCGCCCTCCGCTTGGTGGCGAACGCCTGTTCGATCAGGTGGCCGCAGCCGTGGCGCAGAAGTACGTCGACTCCCTCGATGCCGGTGACATCTACGACAAGGCCGTCACCGGCATGCTGCAGGAGTTGCAGGACCCGTTCACCTCGTTCCTCAGTGACGAGCGTCTGCGTCGCCTCAATGAGGCCATGAGCGGCACCTACGCGGGAATTGGGCTGCAGATCGACATTCGTGATGGCTGGCCCGTGGTCATCGAAACGGTGCACGGTGGCCCGTCCGAACGCATCGGCCTCCTGGCCGGCGACCGCATCATCGAAGTGAACAAGGAATCCACCAAGGGCTGGGAGCGCGACGAAGTCTCGCGCGCCATTCGCGGGCAGGCGGGCACCCCCGTGGCGCTCGTGGTACAGCGCGGCGACCAGCGTCTCAACTTCTCGGTGGTACGCGACAAGGTGCATTTGCGCGCGGTGCAGCGGGTCGCGCTGCTGCAGAACGGCGTGGGGTATATCGACATCAACGTGTTCAGCGCACAGACCGCCACCGAAGTGGCACTGGCGGTGGACTCCGTGGTGAAGCTGGGCGCGCGCTCGCTCATCCTCGACCTGCGTGGCAATCCGGGTGGATTGCTGGAGCAGGGTGTGGCCGTGGCCGAACTCTTCCTCGATCAGGGGCAGAGTGTGGTGCAATTGCGCGGACGCCCCGGCACCACGCCGCAAGTGTATGCCGACTCGCTGCCACAGCGCTGGCCCACGCTGCCCCTCTCGGTGCTCATCGACAAGTCGAGTGCGAGCGCCTCGGAGATCGTGGCCGGCGCCCTGCAGGATCACGACCGCGCCATCGTGCTCGGTGTGACCAGCTTCGGCAAAGGCTCGGCGCAGAATGTGTATCCGCTGTCGTCGGGTGGGGCGTTGCGTTTGACGGTCGCGCGCTGGTTTACCCCGGTGGGCCGCAGCATCAGCCGACCGCCCGAGCCCGATCAGGATGCACAGCCGGCCGGCGATGACGACGTGACGCTGCCTGACACCATTCGCCCGCGCTATCGCACCGATGCTGGCCGTACGGTGCTTGGCGGCGGTGGCATCACACCCGATGTGGTGGTGGGTGACACCCTCACGCCGCTGCCGGTGCAGGCGCTCGCACGCGCCATGGGCAAGAATCTCGCGGCCTATCGCGCCGCTATCGCGCGTCAGGCGCAGTTGCAGAAGGGTCGCATGATCACGCCCGGTGACCCGGTCACGCGCGACATGCTTGACGAAGTGTACGCCGAGATGGAGCGCCGCAAGGTGGCACCGCCTCGGGCCATCTTCGACGCGGCCGCGCCGTGGATTTCCAGGTCGCTGGGCTACGAAATGGCACGCGTGGCCTTTGGCCCGGATGCCGAGTTCCTGCGTCGTACGCAGGACGACGCGCCCTTGCAGCGCGCCGCACAGATCCTGCAGGCGGCGCGGACACCGCGTGATGTGTTCGGCAATCTCGAACGTCGCGCGGTGAGTGTCCCGGCCACGACGCCGTAG
- the aroF gene encoding 3-deoxy-7-phosphoheptulonate synthase has protein sequence MLVVMQPNASSADIDRVCEEITRQGFKPLPLPGEVRTAIGLLGDDAKVDWSYIEGLPGVASVLIVQKPFRQASREWKNETTIVEIAPGVRFGGSEVPIVAGPCSVETEEQILTSARQVKAAGGSALRGGAFKPRSSPYAFQGLGKQGLELLALARRETGLAIVTEAMDERGADLVAEYADCIQIGARNMQNYSLLRHVGTLKKPVLLKRGMAATINDLLLSAEYILAEGNPNVILCERGVRTFDSATRNLFDLTAVPVVQKLSHLPIVADPSHGTGLRDKVTPMARAAVAAGADGILVEMHPTPDKALSDGAQSLYPEQFADLVRQLRVIAEAIGRSVTPVT, from the coding sequence ATGCTGGTCGTGATGCAGCCCAACGCCTCCTCCGCCGACATCGATCGTGTCTGCGAGGAAATCACGCGTCAGGGCTTCAAGCCGCTGCCGTTGCCGGGCGAAGTTCGCACGGCCATTGGTCTCCTGGGTGACGACGCGAAGGTGGACTGGTCGTACATCGAGGGCCTGCCCGGCGTGGCCAGCGTACTCATCGTGCAGAAGCCCTTCCGTCAGGCCTCGCGCGAGTGGAAGAACGAAACGACCATCGTGGAAATCGCCCCTGGGGTGCGCTTCGGTGGCAGTGAGGTGCCCATTGTGGCGGGCCCCTGCTCGGTGGAAACCGAGGAGCAGATTCTCACCTCGGCGCGGCAGGTCAAGGCGGCTGGTGGTTCGGCGCTGCGTGGTGGCGCATTCAAACCGCGCTCGTCGCCGTATGCCTTTCAGGGACTCGGCAAGCAGGGGCTTGAGCTGCTGGCCCTCGCGCGTCGTGAAACGGGCCTGGCCATCGTCACCGAAGCCATGGACGAACGCGGCGCTGATCTTGTGGCCGAGTACGCGGACTGCATTCAGATTGGCGCGCGCAACATGCAGAACTACTCGCTGCTGCGTCACGTGGGCACGCTCAAGAAGCCGGTACTGCTCAAGCGTGGCATGGCGGCCACCATCAACGACCTGCTGCTGAGCGCCGAGTATATCCTCGCCGAAGGCAATCCCAACGTGATCCTCTGCGAGCGCGGCGTGCGCACGTTTGACAGCGCCACGCGCAACCTGTTCGACCTCACGGCGGTGCCGGTGGTGCAGAAGTTGTCGCACCTGCCCATCGTGGCCGACCCGAGTCACGGCACAGGTTTGCGCGACAAGGTCACGCCGATGGCGCGGGCGGCGGTGGCGGCCGGAGCCGACGGCATTCTCGTGGAAATGCATCCCACGCCCGACAAGGCGCTGTCCGATGGCGCGCAGTCGCTCTATCCCGAACAGTTTGCCGACCTCGTGCGGCAATTGCGCGTGATTGCCGAAGCAATCGGCCGTTCGGTGACGCCGGTCACCTGA
- a CDS encoding YlbF family regulator: protein MLEDKAKDLGRSIGQSEEYKAVKRSSEALNADRDATTILRQMEQIRQDAQAMIDRGQEPTPDMEQQLDALLQQVQGNPAYQRAISAQDNFDKLMLRVNQWIADGIRAGATSPIILG from the coding sequence ATGCTGGAAGACAAGGCAAAGGATCTCGGGCGCAGCATCGGCCAGAGCGAGGAATACAAGGCCGTCAAGCGCAGCAGCGAAGCGCTCAACGCCGACCGTGATGCCACCACGATTCTGCGGCAGATGGAGCAGATCCGTCAGGACGCGCAGGCCATGATAGATCGCGGGCAGGAGCCCACGCCGGACATGGAGCAGCAGCTCGACGCGCTGCTGCAGCAGGTGCAGGGCAATCCGGCGTATCAGCGCGCAATCTCCGCGCAGGACAACTTCGACAAGCTCATGCTGCGCGTGAATCAGTGGATTGCCGACGGCATCCGCGCTGGCGCCACCAGCCCCATCATTCTCGGGTGA
- the tmk gene encoding dTMP kinase, whose protein sequence is MSPATGLFLVLEGGEGVGKTTQWQRLGDTLRAVGLDVVTVREPGGTPAGDHIRALLLDPASSLAHATEALLFAASRAQLLHDVVEPALARGAVVLVDRFLLSTYAYQGAGRGLPMESLRRVNALATGGRTPDLTLLLAMPLATAQARAAARGAMDRMEQETSAFHERVSAAFTEALLPAWQDAHPEVGPVVAVDADTSVDAVTVRCLAQLVQRWPERFRDAARAASVSLSGVAPLDTMAHPPAPVMP, encoded by the coding sequence ATGTCGCCAGCAACGGGTCTCTTCCTCGTGCTCGAGGGCGGAGAAGGGGTGGGCAAGACCACGCAGTGGCAGCGACTCGGCGACACGCTGCGGGCCGTTGGCCTCGACGTGGTGACGGTGCGCGAACCCGGCGGGACACCCGCCGGCGACCACATTCGTGCGCTGCTGCTCGATCCGGCCTCGTCGCTGGCGCATGCCACGGAGGCGCTGCTCTTTGCCGCCTCGCGTGCACAGTTGCTGCACGACGTGGTCGAGCCGGCGCTCGCGCGTGGCGCGGTGGTGCTCGTCGATCGATTTCTGCTGTCCACCTACGCCTATCAGGGCGCGGGACGTGGCCTGCCCATGGAGAGTCTGCGCCGGGTGAATGCGCTGGCCACTGGTGGACGTACGCCCGACCTCACGCTCCTGCTGGCCATGCCGCTGGCCACGGCCCAGGCGCGCGCCGCCGCGCGTGGCGCGATGGACCGCATGGAACAGGAGACGTCGGCATTTCACGAGCGGGTGAGCGCGGCCTTCACCGAGGCGCTGTTACCGGCCTGGCAGGACGCGCACCCCGAAGTGGGGCCTGTGGTGGCCGTGGACGCCGATACCTCGGTGGATGCCGTCACCGTGCGTTGCCTCGCGCAGCTCGTTCAGCGTTGGCCGGAACGGTTCCGCGACGCGGCGCGTGCGGCCAGTGTCTCTCTCTCCGGCGTGGCGCCATTGGACACGATGGCGCACCCGCCGGCACCTGTGATGCCTTGA
- a CDS encoding LolA family protein produces the protein MPISTHRSAVAALTSAALTSAALAMAVLPGQLQAQSAAEASYARVAQAWKGTRTLEAQFEQRITNPILGRTVSSTGVFHQQRPGKLSITFTQPAGDRIVGDGKSLWVYLPSSTPGQVLKLPANADGAIVADLLGQLLDTPTRAFDISGGEAATVDGRATRRVQLVPRRGTSAPFQRAVLWLDDKEPRPVRVQVIDGQGVDRSITLTTWRPDATLPADAFTFKVPKGVKVSTKLPGA, from the coding sequence ATGCCTATCTCTACACACCGAAGCGCCGTCGCTGCGCTGACGAGCGCTGCGCTTACGAGCGCGGCACTCGCGATGGCCGTGCTGCCGGGCCAGTTGCAGGCGCAGAGTGCGGCCGAAGCCAGCTATGCGCGCGTGGCGCAGGCGTGGAAGGGTACGCGCACCCTCGAGGCGCAGTTCGAGCAGCGCATCACCAATCCCATTCTCGGCCGCACGGTGTCCAGCACCGGTGTGTTTCATCAGCAGCGACCTGGTAAGCTGTCCATCACCTTCACGCAGCCCGCAGGTGACCGCATCGTGGGTGATGGCAAGTCGCTGTGGGTGTATTTGCCCAGCAGCACGCCCGGTCAGGTGCTCAAGTTGCCGGCCAACGCCGACGGCGCCATCGTGGCGGACCTGCTGGGCCAGTTGCTCGACACGCCCACACGGGCCTTCGACATTTCCGGTGGTGAGGCGGCCACGGTGGATGGCCGCGCAACGCGTCGCGTACAGCTGGTGCCACGTCGTGGCACGAGTGCGCCGTTTCAGCGTGCGGTGCTGTGGCTCGATGACAAGGAGCCACGCCCGGTGCGCGTGCAGGTCATCGACGGCCAGGGGGTGGATCGCAGCATCACCCTGACCACCTGGCGACCCGATGCCACGTTGCCGGCCGATGCCTTCACCTTCAAGGTGCCCAAGGGCGTGAAGGTGTCGACCAAGCTGCCGGGCGCGTAA
- the smc gene encoding chromosome segregation protein SMC produces MRLTKLEVHGFKAFADHLEFHFEKGVTAIVGPNGSGKSNVSDAVRWVLGEQRARAMRGAKMEDVIFHGSSARKPVNMAEVSLHFDNTEGELPIPFKEVVITRRLLRSGESEYLLNRAPCRLRDIQDLVRGTGLGADSGVVIESKMIDALLSDRPDERRELFEEAAGVGLYRDRRRSAERRLDETTTDLARLDDLINEVQSQVRSLARQRRRAERHAELTSRRFAVEISLAVREMAAWKDELEALDGRLTELQGDVPGSEEAIAAAELQREEAHAARATAEASRVELARLASEQRDRTQRLERELAVAEERQRSTTMRRQRAEEERKENEAFGRRLREDRERAATDRSTLEQEVTDAAENLQQRLSAEQTTREAVQQARAALDQLERQVREHRDQARRIELDRDSASREHADTEQRREVLELERQNLVDALENIERELLAAREQVQVSQADAQEALLNLEGARLATGTARTADAESRAMLANALERRTNLEGKRNALAALERERVGLAPSSARLLKEKERFGEGAVLGPLTDFVSANEDVAKLVERYLGATMHAIVVRDAAAAAAVRSWHASAQPGPLLLLPLDVVMEANSDEGALAGAVESSGEASRWVRALLGRVKALDGGDAFVDERGAMYLPGTAGGPGPLQRRAELTRLESDLAAADAARDEAALAAEAARLALGEAERAQQAATEAHNRAQQEVRRAQEVQQEVERRRERADRELAQSNALAERLVSRLAELEQRTQQLASQAEALHARAGEADSDITDAREALSVAERDQEQAREARATWQVAQAQAQARLSVAIDREKRLAEEDSTAAARLESLARELSTLSEADQDLLTQLEGWRTELETERKNLADADARLAEAERAVAAATAQSDACESVLDEARRRATALGEQLHGAQLRHTELSGRRETIRQRLETEWRRSLDDLLAGFEELDLETDALREEAKTLREALDDLGPVNPLAIEEHEEEQRRLEFLTSQRNDLVAAKQSLHQAIREIDSTARELFLATFAQVRENFRQIFLRMFGGGECDLRLENPDAPLDCDIEVHASPRGKKTQRIHLLSSGERALVALSLLFGIFLTKPSPFCLMDEVDAPLDDQNIGRFVKMLNDFKSKTQFIVITHNPRTTSEAADAVYGVTMQEPGVSSIVSVRLRNGPSVDETPADNTVVDEMSPDRAELDEMDGEEPSEPSEDGAEPEPSPA; encoded by the coding sequence GTGCGTCTTACGAAGCTCGAAGTCCACGGCTTCAAGGCCTTCGCCGATCATCTCGAATTCCACTTCGAGAAGGGCGTCACGGCCATTGTCGGTCCCAATGGTTCCGGCAAGTCGAACGTTTCCGACGCGGTGCGTTGGGTGCTGGGCGAGCAGCGCGCGCGCGCCATGCGCGGCGCAAAAATGGAGGACGTGATCTTCCACGGCTCATCGGCGCGCAAGCCGGTGAACATGGCCGAGGTGTCGCTGCATTTCGACAACACCGAAGGCGAACTGCCCATTCCGTTCAAGGAAGTGGTGATTACGCGGCGTCTGCTGCGTTCGGGTGAGAGCGAGTATCTGCTCAACCGTGCACCCTGCCGCTTGCGCGACATCCAGGACCTCGTGCGTGGCACAGGCCTCGGCGCCGACTCGGGTGTGGTCATCGAATCCAAGATGATCGATGCCCTGCTCTCCGATCGTCCGGACGAGCGGCGTGAACTGTTTGAAGAAGCCGCGGGCGTTGGGCTGTATCGCGACAGGCGCCGCAGTGCCGAGCGTCGGTTGGATGAAACCACGACGGATCTCGCGCGTCTCGATGACCTCATCAACGAGGTGCAGAGCCAGGTGCGCTCGCTGGCCCGCCAGCGCCGCCGCGCCGAGCGTCATGCGGAACTCACGTCGCGTCGTTTTGCGGTGGAGATCTCGCTGGCGGTGCGCGAGATGGCGGCGTGGAAGGACGAACTGGAGGCGCTCGACGGGCGTCTGACGGAGCTGCAGGGCGATGTGCCGGGCTCCGAGGAAGCCATCGCGGCGGCGGAGTTGCAGCGTGAGGAGGCGCACGCCGCGCGTGCGACGGCCGAGGCCAGTCGCGTGGAGCTGGCGCGTCTGGCCTCGGAGCAGCGCGACCGCACGCAGCGTCTCGAGCGTGAGCTGGCCGTGGCCGAAGAGCGCCAGCGCAGCACGACCATGCGCCGTCAGCGGGCCGAGGAAGAGCGCAAGGAGAACGAGGCCTTTGGCCGTCGTCTGCGCGAGGACCGCGAGCGCGCGGCCACTGATCGCAGCACGCTCGAGCAGGAAGTCACCGACGCCGCAGAGAATCTGCAGCAGCGCCTGTCTGCTGAGCAGACCACACGTGAAGCGGTGCAGCAGGCGCGCGCCGCGCTGGATCAGTTGGAGCGTCAGGTACGCGAGCATCGCGACCAGGCGCGTCGCATTGAGCTCGATCGCGACAGCGCGTCGCGCGAACATGCCGACACCGAGCAGCGCCGTGAGGTGCTGGAGTTGGAGCGGCAGAACCTCGTGGATGCGCTGGAGAACATTGAGCGCGAGTTGCTGGCGGCGCGTGAACAGGTGCAGGTGTCGCAGGCCGATGCGCAGGAAGCCCTGCTGAATCTGGAGGGCGCACGTCTGGCCACGGGCACCGCGCGCACGGCCGATGCCGAATCGCGGGCGATGCTGGCCAACGCACTCGAGCGGCGTACCAATCTCGAAGGCAAGCGCAACGCGCTGGCCGCGCTCGAGCGCGAGCGGGTGGGTCTGGCGCCGTCGTCCGCGCGTCTGCTGAAGGAGAAGGAGCGCTTTGGTGAGGGCGCCGTACTTGGCCCGCTCACCGACTTCGTCTCGGCCAACGAGGATGTGGCCAAGCTCGTCGAGCGCTACCTCGGCGCCACCATGCATGCCATCGTGGTGCGTGATGCGGCCGCAGCGGCCGCCGTGCGCTCGTGGCATGCGTCGGCGCAGCCGGGCCCCTTGCTGCTGCTGCCGCTCGACGTGGTGATGGAGGCCAACAGCGACGAAGGCGCGCTGGCCGGCGCGGTGGAGTCGTCGGGCGAGGCCTCGCGCTGGGTGCGCGCGCTGCTGGGCCGCGTGAAGGCGCTGGACGGCGGCGATGCCTTTGTGGACGAACGCGGCGCGATGTATCTGCCGGGCACAGCCGGTGGCCCGGGTCCGCTGCAGCGCCGCGCCGAGCTCACGCGCCTCGAGAGTGATCTCGCGGCGGCGGATGCCGCGCGTGATGAAGCGGCCCTCGCTGCCGAGGCGGCGCGCCTCGCGCTGGGTGAAGCGGAGCGTGCACAGCAGGCCGCCACGGAAGCGCACAACCGGGCGCAGCAGGAAGTGCGGCGCGCGCAGGAAGTGCAGCAGGAAGTCGAGCGTCGCCGTGAACGCGCCGATCGTGAGCTGGCGCAGTCGAACGCACTGGCCGAGCGGCTGGTATCGCGACTGGCCGAACTGGAGCAGCGCACGCAGCAGCTCGCCTCGCAGGCCGAAGCGCTGCACGCGCGGGCCGGCGAAGCCGATAGCGACATTACCGACGCGCGTGAGGCCCTGTCGGTGGCCGAGCGCGATCAGGAGCAGGCGCGTGAGGCGCGGGCCACCTGGCAGGTGGCACAGGCACAGGCGCAGGCGCGTCTGTCGGTGGCCATCGATCGCGAGAAGCGTCTGGCCGAAGAAGACAGCACCGCAGCCGCGCGCCTCGAATCACTGGCACGTGAACTGTCCACACTCAGTGAGGCCGACCAGGATCTGCTCACGCAGCTCGAGGGCTGGCGCACGGAGTTGGAAACCGAGCGCAAGAACTTGGCCGATGCCGATGCCCGACTGGCGGAAGCCGAGCGAGCGGTGGCTGCCGCCACTGCGCAGTCGGATGCCTGCGAATCGGTGCTCGATGAAGCCCGTCGCCGCGCGACCGCGCTCGGCGAACAGCTGCATGGGGCGCAGTTGCGTCACACGGAGTTGTCAGGCCGGCGCGAGACCATTCGTCAGCGGCTCGAGACCGAGTGGCGGCGTTCGCTCGACGACCTGCTGGCCGGCTTCGAGGAGCTGGATCTCGAAACGGACGCGCTGCGTGAAGAGGCCAAGACGCTGCGCGAGGCCTTGGATGATCTTGGCCCGGTCAATCCGCTGGCCATTGAAGAGCATGAGGAGGAACAGCGCCGTCTCGAGTTCCTGACCAGCCAGCGCAATGACCTGGTGGCGGCCAAGCAGTCGCTGCATCAGGCCATTCGCGAAATCGACAGCACGGCGCGGGAGCTCTTCCTGGCCACGTTCGCGCAGGTACGCGAGAACTTCCGGCAGATCTTCCTGCGCATGTTCGGTGGTGGCGAGTGCGACCTGCGTCTCGAGAATCCGGACGCGCCGCTGGATTGCGACATCGAAGTCCATGCCTCTCCGCGCGGCAAGAAGACGCAGCGCATTCATTTGCTTTCAAGCGGTGAGCGCGCGCTCGTTGCCCTGTCACTGCTGTTCGGCATCTTCCTCACCAAGCCCAGCCCCTTCTGCCTCATGGACGAAGTGGACGCGCCGCTGGACGACCAGAACATCGGCCGTTTCGTGAAGATGCTGAACGATTTCAAGAGCAAGACCCAGTTCATCGTCATCACGCACAACCCGCGCACCACGTCGGAAGCGGCGGATGCCGTGTACGGTGTGACGATGCAGGAGCCCGGCGTGTCGAGCATCGTGAGCGTGCGCCTGCGCAACGGGCCGTCGGTGGACGAGACACCGGCCGACAACACGGTGGTGGACGAGATGTCGCCGGATCGTGCCGAACTGGACGAGATGGACGGCGAGGAACCGAGCGAACCCAGCGAGGACGGCGCGGAGCCGGAGCCGTCGCCGGCGTGA
- a CDS encoding MBL fold metallo-hydrolase: MQLTTIGTGTAAPHPSRVSAAHLVQSGSVRLLLDCGSGAVHRMASLGVAWQDITHVALTHFHADHIADLPMLIMGWRWGQLPPRSAPVTVFGPVGTGALLEGMATVYGASILAPGFPLTVREIAPDEVVKLPDGVELEGFPVPHTPESMAYSVRDGARRLVYTGDTGPSEALGHWAAGCDLLLAECSLPEAMAIPSHLTPSQVGALAATAGAQQLVLTHFYPPVETVDLRGEVGALYHGPVVLATDGWHHTF; the protein is encoded by the coding sequence ATGCAACTGACCACCATCGGCACCGGCACCGCCGCGCCGCACCCGTCGCGCGTGAGTGCTGCGCACCTCGTGCAGTCGGGCAGTGTGCGCCTCCTGCTCGACTGCGGCAGTGGCGCCGTGCACCGCATGGCGTCGCTTGGCGTGGCCTGGCAGGACATCACGCACGTGGCGCTCACGCATTTCCACGCCGACCACATTGCCGACCTGCCGATGCTCATCATGGGCTGGCGCTGGGGCCAGTTGCCGCCGCGCTCGGCCCCGGTCACGGTGTTCGGTCCTGTAGGCACGGGCGCGCTGCTCGAAGGCATGGCCACCGTGTATGGAGCATCCATTCTGGCGCCCGGATTCCCGCTCACGGTGCGCGAGATCGCCCCGGACGAAGTCGTGAAGCTGCCCGACGGTGTGGAATTGGAGGGCTTCCCCGTACCCCACACCCCCGAGAGCATGGCATATTCCGTGCGCGATGGGGCGCGTCGTCTGGTGTACACCGGCGACACGGGCCCCAGCGAGGCGCTGGGTCACTGGGCCGCGGGCTGCGACCTGTTGCTGGCCGAGTGTTCGCTGCCGGAGGCCATGGCCATCCCGTCGCACCTGACGCCATCGCAGGTCGGTGCCCTCGCGGCCACGGCCGGGGCGCAGCAGCTCGTGCTCACGCATTTCTATCCGCCCGTCGAAACCGTGGATCTCCGCGGCGAGGTGGGCGCGTTGTATCATGGGCCGGTCGTGCTTGCCACGGACGGCTGGCACCACACTTTCTGA
- the prmC gene encoding peptide chain release factor N(5)-glutamine methyltransferase: MAESSSTLRDVLARCRTLLADAEPGSDDLEHEHAREAQLLVSGVLRLSPGTLSQRSARGDHLSAEDMARVEQALHRRLRGEPLAYAVGWAPFRHLELMVDSRVLIPRPETEEVVGHALALTADRPGGVAVDIGTGSGAIALALASEGQFERVVATDVSADALAVAKANAAALPAGRAPVEFRLGADLAPLNGLRPRVIVSNPPYIAYDEAGGLPPSVRDWEPPLALFAADGGMARYRALLAGARSLLEPGGWLVLELDANRAQQTAREAAALGWQDVVVHPDLSGRDRVLIARTPG; the protein is encoded by the coding sequence TCGTCGAGCACGCTGCGCGATGTGCTGGCGCGTTGTCGCACGCTGCTTGCCGATGCGGAGCCGGGCAGCGACGACCTGGAGCATGAGCACGCGCGCGAAGCCCAGTTGCTGGTCTCGGGCGTGCTGCGCCTGTCGCCTGGTACACTGTCCCAGCGCAGCGCGCGCGGCGACCACCTGAGCGCCGAGGACATGGCAAGGGTGGAGCAGGCCTTGCACCGCCGATTGCGCGGTGAGCCGCTGGCCTACGCCGTGGGGTGGGCGCCGTTTCGCCATTTGGAGCTCATGGTCGATTCCCGCGTGCTCATTCCGCGTCCGGAGACCGAGGAAGTGGTGGGGCATGCCCTCGCGCTCACGGCAGACCGCCCCGGGGGCGTGGCGGTGGATATCGGCACCGGATCGGGCGCCATTGCGCTGGCCCTGGCCAGCGAAGGCCAGTTCGAGCGGGTCGTGGCCACTGACGTCAGTGCGGACGCGCTGGCCGTGGCGAAGGCCAACGCCGCGGCGCTTCCGGCAGGCCGCGCGCCGGTCGAGTTCCGGCTGGGGGCCGATCTCGCGCCGCTGAACGGTCTCCGCCCCCGTGTCATCGTGTCGAACCCACCGTACATTGCGTACGACGAGGCCGGCGGGCTGCCGCCTTCGGTGCGTGACTGGGAGCCCCCTCTGGCCCTGTTTGCGGCCGACGGGGGCATGGCACGTTATCGGGCGCTGCTGGCCGGCGCCCGGTCGCTGCTGGAACCCGGCGGCTGGCTGGTGCTCGAACTCGACGCCAACCGGGCGCAGCAGACGGCGCGCGAGGCCGCGGCGCTGGGGTGGCAGGACGTGGTGGTGCATCCGGACCTGTCCGGTCGCGATCGCGTGCTCATCGCCCGCACGCCAGGCTGA